In Magnolia sinica isolate HGM2019 chromosome 12, MsV1, whole genome shotgun sequence, a single genomic region encodes these proteins:
- the LOC131221571 gene encoding cysteine-rich repeat secretory protein 38-like, translating to MEFFRLTSLYLLSFTLLLHGLHATDPIYHRCSSTENYTTNGPFSKNLDQMLTSLPVKVPLTGFALSSVGKRPDKVNGLALCRGDVSRSDCKKCLDGAISEIRDQCPCKEDAIIWFDYCLLRYSNVDFFGKIDTVNRLYLWNTESVHDPDTFNQKTKDLLHHLSHEAYLSPLMYASGEMDIGEHEKLYGLAQCTRDLSGRDCKKCLKSAISQLPACCNGKKGGRVYWGSCNIRYEMSPFVNA from the coding sequence ATGGAGTTCTTTAGATTAACCTCTCTATATCTTCTATCTTTCACTCTTCTCCTTCATGGTCTTCATGCCACAGACCCTATTTATCACAGATGTTCAAGCACAGAAAACTATACAACCAATGGCCCATTTAGCAAGAACTTGGACCAAATGCTGACCTCTCTCCCCGTGAAAGTTCCGCTCACAGGCTTTGCGCTCAGCTCGGTAGGGAAGCGCCCAGACAAAGTAAATGGGCTCGCCCTGTGTCGAGGAGATGTTTCAAGATCCGACTGCAAGAAGTGCCTTGATGGTGCAATTAGCGAAATTCGTGATCAATGTCCATGCAAGGAAGATGCAATCATATGGTTTGATTACTGTCTCTTGCGCTACTCAAACGTTGATTTCTTTGGGAAAATCGACACCGTTAACAGGTTATATCTGTGGAACACAGAAAGCGTACATGATCCAGATACGTTTAATCAGAAAACCAAGGACTTACTACACCATCTGTCACATGAAGCTTACCTCAGTCCATTGATGTATGCTAGTGGAGAAATGGACATTGGAGAACATGAGAAGCTGTATGGTTTGGCTCAGTGTACTAGGGATCTTTCTGGTAGAGATTGTAAGAAATGCTTGAAGAGTGCCATAAGTCAACTTCCGGCCTGTTGTAACGGGAAGAAAGGTGGAAGAGTTTATTGGGGTAGTTGTAATATAAGATATGAAATGTCCCCTTTTGTCAATGCCTAG